The DNA segment TGCCTGCCAGTCCTTTTCAACTGACTTCCAAAGGGCTTTACTTAGTTGGGCTAGGCGATGACTAAACATAACTGATTGCTTTAAAGAGTGCGGCGTTTGGTGTTCCATGTAATCTCCTCCATCCATAATCCGTCACAATACTTCCCTGCGTATATCTCTCTATCATTATTTTTGAATACTTTTATTATGACAAGAAATGGGTAAGAAATAAAGTACTAATTTTCGGAATATACAAAAATCCTACCTAATCCTTTTTGACAAGCTTCTGTAATTCTTCTACGTTTTTCTGAACGTCTTCAACTTCCGACTTAATTCGTTCAATAGAAGGGGCTGTTTCTTCTTGCCATTGATCGATTGAATGCTTGATTTCACTACCAGCCGTTTTCAAGATGTCACCACTGATCTTGAAGGTTTCAACAGCCTGTTCTTTAATCTCGATGCCTTCTCTTGACAATTGTTTTGCGGATTGACGCAACGAATTCACTGAACTTTGACAGCTGTTTCTAAGCTCTTTACCCGAAGTAGGGGCTGTAAGTAAAACAGCCACTCCAGAAACAAGAGTTCCTGCGAGTAATCCAAATCCAATTGATTTCATGTTCATAATGGAACGCTCCTTTAAATGTAGTCTGATAATCAAGCCCTTGCATATACATCTTCAAAGGGGTGTTACGTATGATTGAAGGGATCATCATGTTGTTTATTGCCTTGGCCATCGTAGGACTTTACTGCATCCTGCAAGCGGAGCATGTAAGAAAACACCGCCCATTGCTTCTAACTTACAGTGTGGCGGTTGTTTTCTTTCTTGCTTGTGCCGTGGCCCTTATGCTCCGTTAATGTTTGCTTTTAAACTCGTTCATTAGATCTCGCAGAGCAATACAAGCTTCTATTGGAACGGCATTATAGATGGATGCTCTGCATCCTCCAATGGAGCGGTGTCCATTTAACCCGACAAATCCTCGTTCTTTTGCTAGAGATAAGAAGGACTGGCTAAGCTCTTCAGTCGGCAGGGTAAATGTTACGTTCATGGATGAGCGAGAAGATGGGTGGGCATGTCCTTTGTAGAAACCATCGCTTGAATCGATCGTGTCGTAAAGGATCTTTGCTTTTTCTTCATTCACCTGTTCAAGCTTTTCTAAACCTCCAATTGATTCAGCCCACTCTAGCACCTTGCCGAGTAAGTAAATACCAAAAGTCGGTGGAGTGTTATATAAAGAGTCATTATCTGCATACGTACGATAACGAAGCATTGTTGGAACATGATCAACTTTTGCTTGTTGAATGAGTTCTTTTCTGGCGATGACCACAGTAACTCCAGAAGGACCTAAATTCTTTTGAGCTCCGGCATAAATCACTCCAAATTGATTAATATCAATTTTTTTAGAGAGAATATCGCTGGACATATCTGCTACAAGCGGAGCATGTGAGATGTTCGGAAATTCCTTCCACTGAGTTCCGTAAATGGTGTTGTTTGATGTGATATGTACGTAAGCATCGTTCTCTGTAAACGCCGCATCACTTAAATTAG comes from the Alkalihalobacillus sp. FSL W8-0930 genome and includes:
- a CDS encoding YtxH domain-containing protein, translated to MNMKSIGFGLLAGTLVSGVAVLLTAPTSGKELRNSCQSSVNSLRQSAKQLSREGIEIKEQAVETFKISGDILKTAGSEIKHSIDQWQEETAPSIERIKSEVEDVQKNVEELQKLVKKD
- the serC gene encoding 3-phosphoserine/phosphohydroxythreonine transaminase, with translation MSPVYNFNAGPAALPKAALGAAEGELLNFNNTGMSVMELSHRSKDYDAVHQQAKLLLKKLLSIPDTYDILFLQGGASLQFAMLPYNLLPQNKVGQYVLTGSWSEKALKEAKLIGETNVLASTKESTYSTIPNLSDAAFTENDAYVHITSNNTIYGTQWKEFPNISHAPLVADMSSDILSKKIDINQFGVIYAGAQKNLGPSGVTVVIARKELIQQAKVDHVPTMLRYRTYADNDSLYNTPPTFGIYLLGKVLEWAESIGGLEKLEQVNEEKAKILYDTIDSSDGFYKGHAHPSSRSSMNVTFTLPTEELSQSFLSLAKERGFVGLNGHRSIGGCRASIYNAVPIEACIALRDLMNEFKSKH